CGCGAACGCCCGCGCGACGAGGCGGCCCCACAGCTCGGGCGTCGCGCGGTCGGTGAGCTGCCGCTGCGGACCCTCGTCGGAGAGGGTGGGGCGGGGGCCGGGGCGGGGTGTGGAGCTCACCCGTCGAACGTATCGGCGTGACGCCCTCGGCCCACGACGACACGAGCCCGGCACCCGCGCGATGCGGGGCCGGGCTCGTGTCATGCGCGTGGCGCGGATCAGCCGCGGATCAGGGCCAGCTGTCCTCGAGCTCGTGGGTGATGACGAGCTCGCGGATCTCGCAGCCGCGGGGCTGGCCGAGGATGAACATGACCGAGTCGGCGACGGCGGCGGGGTCGTTGAGGTTCGCGTCGGAGCCGGGCTTGTACTTCGGGTCGCGGTCGTCGAAGAAGTGGGTCTTCATGCCGGAGGGGATCAGCGTGGTCACGCCGACCTCGCCCTTCGTCTCGGCGGCCAGCGCGCGGGTGAAGCCGAGGACGCCGAACTTGGAGGCGCAGTAGGCGGTGGCGTCGGAGATGGCCTTGATCGCGAGCGACGACGCGACGGTGACGACGCGGCCGTGCGACTCGGTGAGGAACGGCAGCGCCGCGCGGACGACGGCGACGGTGCCCATCAGGTTCACGCCGATGACCTTCTCCCACTCGGTGGGGGCGACGTCGACGAGGCGGCCGCAGCGGTCGATGCCGGCCGCGGTGACGACGGCGTCGAGGCCGCCGTGCTTCTGCGCGATCTCCGTCACGAGCGCCTCGGTGGCGCGGGTGTCGGAGACGTCGATGCGGTGCGCCTCCATGCCGGTGACGCTCGAGGTGTCGAGGTCGAGCACGATGGGCTCGCCGCCGGCCGCGAGGACCGCCTGCGCGACGGCCGCGCCGAGGCCCGACGCGCCGCCGGTGATGAGGACGCGGCCGGTGCTGGGGCGTCCGGTCGCCGCGGGGGCGGGGGCGGTCTGGGGGGAGTCGGTCATGGGTGTTCCTCTCGTGGTGCGGATCCCGCGCCGGTCGAGCGGCGCGGGCGGTGCGGATCGTGGGGTCGTGGGGCTGCTCAGCCGACGCGGGCGAGCGCGCCCGCGAGCTTCGTGGTCGACCGGCCGGGGTGGTACGGGACGGTCACGGCCTGGCCGCCCCACTCGGCGATGACCGCCGACTCGGGGAGGTCCTCGGCGCGGTAGTCGCCGCCCTTGACCCACAGGTCGGGCTTGATGGAGCGGAGCGCCTCCTCGGGGGTGTCCTCGGAGAAGAGCACCACCGCGTCGACGACGCCGAGCGACAGGAGGAGGTCCACGCGGTCCTCCTCGGTCATGATCGGCCGCTCGGGTCCCTTGAGGCGACGCACCGAGTCGTCCGAGTTGAGGAGGACGACCAGGCAGTCGCCGAGCGCGCGCGCGGCCGCGAGGGTGCGTGCGTGGCCGGCGTGGACGAGGTCGAAGCAGCCGCCCGTCGCGACGACGGTGCCGCCGGCCGCGCGGGTCGCGCGGACCACCTGGAGGGCGCTCGCCGCGTGGCCGCCGATGGGTCGGGCCGCGGGCGGGCCGACGAGGGTGGCGACGCCGCCCGCGTCCACGTACTCGGCGGCGGAGGCGACGGCGTCGCGCACGGCGTCCTCGACGGTGGATCCGCCGGCCAGGGCCGCGAGGGCGGTGGCGGCGAGGCGGTCGCCGGCGCCGCACGGGTCGCCCGTGGCGACGAGCGGAGCGGGGACGACGACGGGCATGGACGTGGATCCGTCGGCGCCCGCCGACACGAGGAGCGCGCCGCGCTCGCTCATGGTGACGGCGACCGTCCGCACGCCCCAGCGCTCGCGGAGGAGGCGGGCGGCGTCGGCGGCCGCGGAGACGTCGCGCCCGGCGAGCCCGGAGAACGCGCGCGCCTCGGCGAGGTTCGGGGTGGCGAGGGCGGTGTTCGGGACGGGCGGCTCGCCCGCGGGGTGCGGATCCCACACCAGGGGCACGACGGCGGCGCGCGCGTCGAGCGCCTGGCGGAGGCGGGGATCGCGGGTCACGCCGCGGCCGTAGTCGGCGACGACGACGGCGTCCGCCGTGGCGATCGCGTCGAGCATCGCGTCGGTCGCGGCCGGGGTGGGCGGCGGCGCGCAGCCCTCGTCGATGCGGGCGATGGCGTGGCCGTCGGCGCGGACGCGGGTCTCTTCACGGGCGTGGGCGCGCCGGACGGGCCGGCGACCACGTCGATCCGGTCGAGGCACGCGCGCAGCGTCTCCGAGTGGCGGTCGTCGGAGAGCACGGTGACGAGGCGCACGTCGTGGCCGTCGCGCGCGAGCATGGTCGCGACGAGGCCGGCCCCGCCCGCGCGGGGCGTCGACTCCTCGACCTCGATGACGGGCACGGGCGCGTCGGGGCTGAGGCGGTGGGCGGCGCCGGTCATGTCGACGTCGAGGAGGACGTCGCCGACCACGACGATCCTCATGCCGGCACCTCCGCGGTGGCGGGGGCGGTGGATGCGCCGGCCGCTGCGGACCCCGGCGACGCGGGCGCGGCGTCCGCGGTGGCGGACGCGACGGCCGCGGCCCGGTCGTTCGCCTTCAGGCGGCTCTCGAACGAGCGGCAGATCGCGTGCACGGCGACGAGCTGCGCCTCCTGCACGTTCGCCGACGGACCGTCGAGCGCGATGTGGTCGTCGCACGCCTCCACGAGCGGGTTGGGGCCGGGGCCCGTCATCGCCCACGTGGTGGCGCCGGCGGCGCGCGCGGCGGCCGCGGCCTTGAGGAGGTTGACGCTCCGGCCGCTGGTGGAGAGGAGCACGACGATGTCGCCGGAGCGCGCGTGCGCGTGCACCTGGCGGGCGAAGACCTCGTCGAAGCCGTAGTCGTTGCCGATCGCGGTGACCGCGGACGACTCGGAGTGCAGCGCGATCGCGGAGAACGGGCGGCGGTCGCCGTCGAACCGGCCCACCAGCTCGCTCGTGAGGTGCTGGGCCTCGGCCGCGGATCCGCCGTTGCCGGCCGCCAGCAGGCGCGCGCCGTGGCTCATCCGATCGGCCATCTCGCTGCCCCACGCGGTGAGGCGCGGCGCGTGCGTGCGGAGGGCGTCGAGGACCGGGCCGAGCGCGTCGAGGTGCGCGTCGACCACGGTCGGGTCGGCGGGGAGGTCGTCGAGGGCGGCGTCCTGGATGGCGGACCGGTAGGCGTCCGCGGTGCGGGCGGCGACGGTCGACCACGAGTAGCCGTGCTCCATGCGGTCGCGGCCGGCGCGGCCGAGGCGGCGGCGGCGGGCGGGATCCGCGTGCAGCGCCTCGAGGGCGTCCGCGATGGCGGCGGGGTCGCGCGGCGGTACGAGGATCCCCGTCACGCCGTCGACCACGCTGTCGGTGAGCCCGCCCACGGCGGACGCCACCACGGGCACGCCCGAGGCCATCGCCTCGAGCGGCACGATGCCGAACGGCTCGTACCAGGGCGCGCACACGACGACGTCGGCGGTGCGCATCACGGCGGGCATGTCGGCCTGGGAGACGCGGCCGTGCAGGCGCACGCGGTCGGCGACCCCGGCGGCGCGGGCCGCCTCCATCAGGCGGCGGGCCTCGGTGTCCTCGCCGGCGCTCGCGGCGTCGCCGGATCCGCCGACGATCACCAGCTCGATCTCCCGGCGGCCGCGGCGGTCGAGGATCCCGAGGGCCTCGATGGCGAGGTCGACGCCCTTGCGGGGCACCAGGCGGCCGATGACCATGACGCGCATCGGGCCGGAGGCGGCGCCGTCGTCGTCGGGGGAGCGCGGCGTACCGCCGACCAGCGGCGCCCTGCCGTCCAGGGGCGTGAAGTGCTCGACGTCGACGCCGCACGGGATCACCGTGATGCGGGCCGCGTCGACGCCCGCGCGCACGAGCTCCGCGGCCTCGTCGGAGCAGGTGGCGATGACCGCGTCGGCGCGGCGGCCGACGCCGGGCTCGAGGGCGGCGCGCTCGGCGGGGCTCGTGTCCTCGGCGCCGAGGTGGCGGCGCTTGACGGATCCGAGGGCGTGGAAGGTGTGCAGCACGGGCGGGGCCGCGGCGGCGCCGACCGGGGAGGAGGCGAGGCGCGCGGCGGCGTCGAGGGCGGCGATGCCGGACATCCAGAAGTGGCTGTGCACGACGTCGGGCCGGTTCGTGCGCCAGTCGGCGAGGAGGCCGTCGGCGAGCTCGCCCATGTGCGGCAGGAGGTCGTCCTTCGAGACGGCGCGCGCCGGTCCGGCGTCGAGGTGCACGACCTCCACGCCCGGCGCGAAGGCCACGCGGGCGGGCAGGCCGGGGTCGTCGCGGCGCGTGTAGACGGTGACGGTGTGGCCCTCGTCCGCGAGCGCCGCGGACAGCGCCGCGACGTGCACGTTCTGGCCGCCGGCGTCGACCCCGCCGATGGTCGCCAGGGGGCTGGCGTGCTCGGAGATCATCGCGATCCTCATCGTGTCGTCCTCTCGTCGAGCGGGTGGTGCGTGGGGAGCGTGGGGGCGGGGGAGAGCGGGGGCCCGGACCGGCCGGCCCCGCGACGGGCGCGACGGCCGGCCGCGGCGTCGACCGCGTCCTGCAGGACGGCGTCCATGTCGTGCAGGAACCGGCCGAGGGAGTACCGGGCGAGCGCGGCCTCGCGGGCGACGCGGCCGCGGCGGGTCGCCTCGTCGGGGTCCTCGGCGAGCAGCCGCGCGACGCGCACGAGGTCGGCCGGGTCGGCGGAGATCGCGCCGGCGTCCGGCGGCACCGCGCGCGACGCCTCGGTCGCGTCGAGCACCAGCACGGGCATGGCCATGTGCATCGCCTCGAGGAGCGACAGGCCGAGCGAGGTCCACCGGTGCGGGTGGACGTAGGCCCGCAGCCGCGCGAGCTCCGGGTGCATGCGCGCCGTCGGCAGGTCGCCGCGCGGCACGAGGCGGCCGCCGAGCTCGGGGAAGGCGCCCGGCAGCAGGTCGGTGCCCATGCCGAACACCTCGACGGGCGCGACGTCCGCGAACGCGGGCAGGAGGTCGGTGCCGGTGATGCGGCCGCGGCGCACGGGCTCGTTGATCACCGCGCCGAAGGAGGCGACCTCGCCCGTGTACAGCGCACCGGGGTCGGGCACGCCGTGCTCCACGACCGTCGTGGGCGCGGATCCGGTGTCCCACATGAGCGCGTTGAAGCGCGTGACGTGGATCACGGGGATGTCGGTGCGGTCCGCGAGCGGGTGCACGGTCTCGGTCGGAGCGCCGCGCGGCGTGTTGTGCTCGAGGAACACGGCGGCCACGTCGGTGCCCAGCCGGCGGCCGAGGAGGCGCTCGGCCTCGTCGATCTCCGCCACGCGCTGGAGGAGCACCAGGTCGACGCCCGTCTCGTGCAGGAGCGCGGGATCCACCTCGCGCGCGGTAGCGGGCCAGTCGCGTCCGCCGCGGCCGAGCCCCCAGGCGTCGCGGGCGGGCGTGGTGGGGAACAGGACCTCGTGCGGCCCGAGGACGAACGAGTCGGTCCAGCCGCCGTGGACGTGCCACATCAGGATCCTCATGCGGGCACCTCCGCGGTCGGGCGCGAGGCCGTGCCGCCGGTGCCGCCCGTGGTGGCGAGCAGGCGCTCGACCGCGTCGGCGACCTCCGCGGGGGAGACGCCGGCGAGGCACGGGTGGCCGGGGACGGGGCAGTCGCGCGCGCGGCTGAGCTTGCAGGGCGCGTCCTGGTCGCCGAGGAGGATCACGGGCACGCGGTACGGCGCCCAGCGGATCGGCGGGACGACGGGCGAGAACAGGCTGACGACCGGGAGGCCGGTCGCGGCGGCGAGGTGCGCGGGTCCGGTGTTGCCGCTCACGAGCACGGCCGCGCGGCGCATGAGCGCGCCGAGGCCGGCGAGGTCGGTGCGGCCGCCGAGGTCGAGGGCGGCGGATCCGGCGACGTGCGCCGTGAGGTCCCGCTCGTCGGGTCCGCCGGTGACGACCACGGGGATCCCCCGCGCGACGAGGAGCGCCACGGCGTCACGGTGCTGGTCGGCCGGGTAGGAGCGCGCGCCGACCGCGGCGCCCGGGTGCACGAGCGCGAAGGGGCCGTCGGGGAGGAGCGCGGCGACGTCGTCGGGGAGGGCGGCCTCCGTGACGGCGAGGCGGCCGTCGTCGTCGGCGGGGAGCGCGTGGCCGGCCGCCGCGGCGATGGCGAGGGCGCGCTCGGGCTCCGGCTGGTCCTCGTCGAGGTCCTCGCCGGGCTTCAGGCGCACGTCGAGCAGGGAGCCGGCGTAGTCGACGCTCGCCCCCGTGATCCGCCGCACGCCCGCGAGCCGCAGCAGCAGCGCGAGCGGGAGGGGCGACTGGTGGAAGGAGGTGAGGATCACGGCCTCGTCGGGCGCGACCTCGGCGAGGATCGCGTGCAGGGCGTCGACGGACGCGGCGTCGGCCGCGGGCGCGGGGGAGGAGATCCACGGCGCGTCCCACACGTGGACCGCGTGGACGCCCGGCAGCAGGCGGCCGGCGGACGCGCCGCGCGGGCCGCAGAGCAGGTGCACCTCGACGCGCGGGTCGGCGGCGACGGCGCGCACCGCGGGTCCGGAGATCAGCACGTCGCCGACCGAGTCGAGCCGGACGACGAGCACGCGGCGGGGCGCCTCGTCGGGGAGGAGCAGGTGCACGGCGTCGAGGATCGTCGGGGCGACGAGCTCCGCCTCGGCCACCTCCTCCTCGCGCGTGACGGGCGTGGGCACGAGCACGCCGCGCGCGCCGGCGTTCCGGGCGGCGCCCATGTCGGCCGCGATGTCACCGACGACCGCGACGGCCGACGGATCGATTCCCCACGTCCGGCAGGCCTCGAGGACCATGCCGGGGGCGGGCTTCCGGCAGTCGCAGCCGTCGTCGGATCCGTGCGGGCACAGCAGCACGAGGTCGAACGCGCCGAGCAGCTCCTGCACGCGCGCGTTCACGGCGTC
The nucleotide sequence above comes from Clavibacter sp. B3I6. Encoded proteins:
- a CDS encoding SDR family oxidoreductase → MTDSPQTAPAPAATGRPSTGRVLITGGASGLGAAVAQAVLAAGGEPIVLDLDTSSVTGMEAHRIDVSDTRATEALVTEIAQKHGGLDAVVTAAGIDRCGRLVDVAPTEWEKVIGVNLMGTVAVVRAALPFLTESHGRVVTVASSLAIKAISDATAYCASKFGVLGFTRALAAETKGEVGVTTLIPSGMKTHFFDDRDPKYKPGSDANLNDPAAVADSVMFILGQPRGCEIRELVITHELEDSWP
- a CDS encoding glycosyltransferase — translated: MISEHASPLATIGGVDAGGQNVHVAALSAALADEGHTVTVYTRRDDPGLPARVAFAPGVEVVHLDAGPARAVSKDDLLPHMGELADGLLADWRTNRPDVVHSHFWMSGIAALDAAARLASSPVGAAAAPPVLHTFHALGSVKRRHLGAEDTSPAERAALEPGVGRRADAVIATCSDEAAELVRAGVDAARITVIPCGVDVEHFTPLDGRAPLVGGTPRSPDDDGAASGPMRVMVIGRLVPRKGVDLAIEALGILDRRGRREIELVIVGGSGDAASAGEDTEARRLMEAARAAGVADRVRLHGRVSQADMPAVMRTADVVVCAPWYEPFGIVPLEAMASGVPVVASAVGGLTDSVVDGVTGILVPPRDPAAIADALEALHADPARRRRLGRAGRDRMEHGYSWSTVAARTADAYRSAIQDAALDDLPADPTVVDAHLDALGPVLDALRTHAPRLTAWGSEMADRMSHGARLLAAGNGGSAAEAQHLTSELVGRFDGDRRPFSAIALHSESSAVTAIGNDYGFDEVFARQVHAHARSGDIVVLLSTSGRSVNLLKAAAAARAAGATTWAMTGPGPNPLVEACDDHIALDGPSANVQEAQLVAVHAICRSFESRLKANDRAAAVASATADAAPASPGSAAAGASTAPATAEVPA
- a CDS encoding glycosyltransferase, with the translated sequence MRILMWHVHGGWTDSFVLGPHEVLFPTTPARDAWGLGRGGRDWPATAREVDPALLHETGVDLVLLQRVAEIDEAERLLGRRLGTDVAAVFLEHNTPRGAPTETVHPLADRTDIPVIHVTRFNALMWDTGSAPTTVVEHGVPDPGALYTGEVASFGAVINEPVRRGRITGTDLLPAFADVAPVEVFGMGTDLLPGAFPELGGRLVPRGDLPTARMHPELARLRAYVHPHRWTSLGLSLLEAMHMAMPVLVLDATEASRAVPPDAGAISADPADLVRVARLLAEDPDEATRRGRVAREAALARYSLGRFLHDMDAVLQDAVDAAAGRRARRGAGRSGPPLSPAPTLPTHHPLDERTTR
- a CDS encoding glycosyltransferase family 9 protein, giving the protein MLLPDEAPRRVLVVRLDSVGDVLISGPAVRAVAADPRVEVHLLCGPRGASAGRLLPGVHAVHVWDAPWISSPAPAADAASVDALHAILAEVAPDEAVILTSFHQSPLPLALLLRLAGVRRITGASVDYAGSLLDVRLKPGEDLDEDQPEPERALAIAAAAGHALPADDDGRLAVTEAALPDDVAALLPDGPFALVHPGAAVGARSYPADQHRDAVALLVARGIPVVVTGGPDERDLTAHVAGSAALDLGGRTDLAGLGALMRRAAVLVSGNTGPAHLAAATGLPVVSLFSPVVPPIRWAPYRVPVILLGDQDAPCKLSRARDCPVPGHPCLAGVSPAEVADAVERLLATTGGTGGTASRPTAEVPA